The following proteins come from a genomic window of Gordonia westfalica:
- a CDS encoding glycosyltransferase family 2 protein, translating into MSEKYLVSVATYMRPEGLERLLDSLGAGTNGRADVIVVDNDPDGSARAIAESHSVTTFYTIQSEPGIAQARNKGLEYFNPEYKALIFVDDDEWVEDDWLKTLTNYLDSSGADVVQGPVVTCLPDDCPTWIRRGGFFQRERAKSGTPLLSAATNNTALRRSAWVQAGEPRFDTSFSETGGSDWDFFWGIRLSGARIVYCNEAVVSEDVPPSRLSARWLLRRSTRSGIVHSRVRLKYNDHPYRALVKGVPRAGYYALLFVYGLVIGRKIPAKPFSVISFETGKVLGLMGFRTYEYRRTDNGAPVA; encoded by the coding sequence GTGAGCGAGAAGTATCTCGTATCGGTGGCCACGTACATGCGCCCCGAGGGTCTCGAGCGACTGCTCGACAGTCTGGGCGCAGGGACAAACGGGCGTGCCGATGTAATTGTTGTGGACAATGATCCGGATGGATCGGCTCGTGCGATTGCCGAAAGCCACTCCGTTACCACCTTTTACACGATCCAGTCAGAGCCAGGTATCGCGCAGGCGCGTAACAAGGGGCTGGAGTATTTCAATCCGGAGTACAAGGCCTTAATCTTCGTTGACGACGACGAGTGGGTCGAGGATGACTGGCTGAAAACGCTTACGAACTATCTCGATTCCAGCGGTGCCGACGTCGTGCAGGGCCCGGTTGTCACGTGCCTTCCGGATGATTGTCCGACTTGGATTCGGCGGGGCGGGTTCTTCCAGCGGGAGCGAGCCAAAAGTGGAACCCCGTTGCTGTCAGCCGCGACGAACAACACTGCGCTGAGGCGCAGTGCTTGGGTTCAGGCGGGAGAGCCTCGTTTCGATACATCGTTCAGTGAGACCGGTGGGAGTGACTGGGACTTCTTCTGGGGCATACGCCTATCCGGGGCGAGAATCGTCTACTGCAACGAGGCAGTGGTGTCCGAAGACGTTCCGCCGTCGAGGTTGAGCGCGCGGTGGCTACTGCGCCGGAGTACGAGGAGCGGCATCGTCCACTCGCGTGTTCGTCTCAAGTACAACGACCATCCATACCGGGCCCTCGTCAAAGGCGTTCCGCGAGCTGGTTACTACGCGCTGCTTTTCGTCTATGGCCTCGTGATCGGGCGAAAGATCCCTGCGAAGCCGTTCAGCGTCATCAGTTTTGAGACCGGGAAGGTACTCGGATTGATGGGCTTCCGTACGTACGAATATCGCCGAACCGACAATGGAGCACCCGTTGCGTAA
- a CDS encoding lipopolysaccharide biosynthesis protein, which produces MTAPKVAAGDAVGAGPTSDGAAPEDRVDVGRSVAVVTFGNLTPLLASVITAPLLARALGAEGRGLVAAATAPLLVATAALTMGMPDAVTYFVARRVHTLRTLALGISAVCAVGPLGSLLIFSISGALAGAHPEIQGLMSMIGLMLTPALVALVIRGYARAVQAWLLVAFDQCVASVFRVCALGFLLAVGDLTVTSAAWVLGIGNCIGVIAYLGLFFGRRTRADSVVSDLSTGRHAAQLTRFGLGAWIGSAAGVVLARLDQVLFLPFSTAEQLGIYIVAVSLADMVRTFNTAVRDVVFSVQSAKNDDESLGRAARLSTIITAGVGVSAVLMGWWVVPLAFGSEFSSVTGVLAVVLVGTIIGNPGSVAAAGMTARGKPILRSIAILCSVVLNIVLLVILLPRMGAMGAAIASMVANGICGWLVLFLAYRVFGMKPSLFLRIRGDDFKLLYLKVRVFAVKLGRGRGPRDRSEESEVGGRYE; this is translated from the coding sequence ATGACGGCGCCGAAGGTCGCGGCTGGGGACGCTGTCGGCGCGGGGCCGACGTCCGACGGCGCCGCGCCTGAGGATCGCGTCGATGTAGGGCGCAGCGTGGCGGTCGTGACCTTCGGTAACCTGACGCCCCTTCTGGCCTCGGTCATCACAGCTCCGTTGCTCGCGCGAGCGCTCGGGGCAGAGGGTCGGGGTCTCGTCGCTGCCGCGACCGCGCCCCTGCTCGTGGCGACCGCCGCGCTCACGATGGGCATGCCTGATGCCGTGACGTACTTCGTTGCCCGACGCGTGCATACGCTACGGACGCTCGCATTGGGGATCTCCGCGGTGTGCGCGGTCGGTCCGCTGGGAAGTCTCCTAATCTTTTCGATCTCTGGGGCACTGGCCGGCGCTCACCCTGAGATTCAGGGGCTGATGTCGATGATCGGGCTCATGCTGACACCGGCCCTCGTCGCTCTGGTGATCCGGGGTTACGCTCGGGCCGTTCAAGCCTGGTTGCTGGTGGCCTTCGACCAATGTGTTGCGAGCGTGTTCCGAGTATGTGCTCTCGGGTTCCTCCTCGCTGTCGGCGATTTGACGGTCACCTCGGCTGCATGGGTCTTGGGTATCGGCAACTGTATCGGCGTGATCGCCTATCTCGGCTTGTTCTTCGGGCGCCGCACGCGGGCGGATAGTGTCGTCAGCGACCTGTCGACGGGTCGTCATGCGGCCCAGCTGACGCGCTTCGGACTCGGCGCCTGGATCGGCTCCGCGGCAGGCGTCGTACTCGCGCGGTTGGACCAAGTCCTCTTCCTGCCGTTCTCGACTGCTGAACAGCTGGGCATTTACATTGTCGCGGTTTCTCTCGCGGACATGGTCCGGACGTTCAACACGGCAGTCCGCGATGTCGTGTTCTCAGTTCAATCGGCGAAGAACGATGACGAGAGCCTTGGACGCGCGGCCCGGCTGTCCACCATCATCACCGCCGGGGTCGGTGTGTCTGCCGTATTGATGGGCTGGTGGGTGGTCCCGCTGGCCTTCGGCTCGGAGTTCTCCTCGGTGACAGGAGTTCTCGCAGTTGTTCTCGTAGGAACCATCATCGGCAACCCAGGATCTGTGGCGGCCGCCGGTATGACGGCTCGCGGAAAGCCGATCCTCAGGAGTATCGCGATCCTGTGCTCGGTCGTCCTGAACATCGTCCTCCTGGTGATCCTGTTGCCTCGAATGGGCGCGATGGGAGCGGCGATCGCCTCGATGGTCGCGAACGGCATCTGTGGCTGGCTTGTTCTTTTCCTGGCCTATCGAGTCTTCGGGATGAAGCCGTCGCTCTTTCTTCGTATTCGGGGCGACGACTTCAAGCTGCTGTATCTCAAGGTGCGTGTGTTCGCGGTGAAGTTGGGGCGCGGTAGGGGGCCGCGCGATCGCTCAGAGGAGTCAGAAGTCGGTGGTCGATATGAATAG
- a CDS encoding glycosyltransferase family A protein has product MKSDVIHARRSRLRRVAGATKFRAQRSLVFGRLRARNVLPVRGCALGDPGAPIVSLTSYGERVAISYLAIESILKGRLRPSRIILWVDDEETVEHLPAALRRLQRAGLEIRVAAEGSGPHTKYLDALPLAAQSGVPLVTADDDTVYPVDWLHRLFAHHLDHPDGISCYRARRIAFDTTDDQSGPGLLPYEQWPLVRDSSECERNFVTGVSGALYPPVMINALMERGTEFEEVCPNADDVWINHTALQVRVPVRVVDGRSRDFISLEAAQGTGLKHANVARGRNDVQIAATYSELDRKTLAASS; this is encoded by the coding sequence ATGAAGTCTGACGTCATTCATGCGCGCAGATCACGTCTTCGACGTGTCGCCGGGGCAACGAAGTTCCGAGCTCAGCGGAGCCTGGTGTTCGGGCGGCTCCGTGCCCGGAACGTGCTTCCGGTGCGCGGATGCGCGTTGGGAGACCCCGGTGCACCAATCGTCAGTCTGACGAGTTATGGCGAGCGGGTCGCGATTTCTTACCTTGCGATTGAATCGATCCTGAAGGGGAGACTGCGGCCGTCGCGGATCATCCTGTGGGTCGACGACGAGGAGACCGTTGAGCATCTGCCGGCAGCCCTGAGACGACTCCAGCGCGCAGGCCTGGAAATTCGTGTTGCAGCAGAGGGATCCGGTCCGCACACGAAGTATCTGGACGCATTGCCGCTTGCGGCGCAGAGTGGCGTTCCGCTGGTTACCGCTGACGACGACACCGTGTATCCGGTCGACTGGCTTCACCGACTGTTCGCTCATCATCTGGATCATCCGGACGGAATCAGTTGCTACCGAGCACGTCGAATCGCCTTCGACACCACCGACGATCAAAGCGGGCCGGGCTTGCTGCCCTATGAACAGTGGCCGTTGGTGCGCGACTCCTCGGAGTGCGAGAGAAACTTCGTGACGGGTGTCTCTGGTGCTCTATACCCGCCGGTCATGATCAATGCGCTCATGGAGCGAGGCACAGAGTTCGAGGAGGTGTGCCCGAACGCGGACGACGTATGGATCAACCACACTGCACTTCAGGTGCGGGTGCCGGTTCGGGTCGTCGACGGCCGGAGCCGAGACTTCATATCGCTCGAGGCCGCCCAGGGGACAGGGCTCAAGCATGCCAACGTTGCGCGGGGACGGAATGATGTGCAGATCGCGGCGACGTACTCCGAGCTGGATCGAAAAACGCTGGCTGCCTCGTCATGA
- a CDS encoding UDP-glucose dehydrogenase family protein: MRIVVLGLGYLGATHAACMAELGHEVLGIEVDDYRREELAKGEVPFYEPGLPDLVRKHLESGLLKVSASYEEAAEWGGVYFIAVGTPQRKGEYAADLRYVEGVVESLVPLLTEDALILGKSTVPVGTCERLAYRAQELAKDDVTVHLGWNPEFLREGHAIDDTLRPDRIVVGAEKGSELEVAAREVYARMIDAGTPYIVMDRQSAEMVKVAANSFLATKISFINAIAEVCEAAGADVTAVADAIGHDDRIGRKFLNAGLGFGGGCLPKDIRAFMARAGELGASEALSFLREVDNVNMRRRNRMVNLTKRSCGGSLLGKRVAVLGAAFKPESDDVRDSPALNVAGQLQLQGASVVVYDPKANENSKRSFPTLDYAPSVREACTDADVVAVLTEWGEFRALTPRDLNAIVRNRTIIDGRLCLDQSAWEAAGWSFLR; the protein is encoded by the coding sequence ATGAGGATTGTTGTACTCGGCCTTGGGTATCTCGGCGCGACGCACGCAGCCTGCATGGCAGAGCTGGGCCACGAGGTACTCGGAATCGAAGTCGATGACTACCGGCGTGAGGAACTTGCGAAGGGGGAGGTTCCCTTCTACGAGCCGGGTCTTCCCGATCTGGTTCGCAAGCACCTGGAGTCGGGACTCCTCAAGGTGTCGGCCAGTTACGAGGAGGCAGCCGAATGGGGCGGGGTGTACTTCATCGCGGTTGGCACCCCGCAGCGCAAGGGCGAGTACGCGGCCGATCTCCGGTACGTCGAAGGCGTTGTCGAGAGTCTTGTTCCGCTGTTGACCGAGGACGCGCTCATCTTGGGCAAGTCCACCGTGCCGGTGGGTACATGTGAACGCCTCGCGTACCGGGCGCAGGAGCTCGCAAAGGACGATGTGACAGTCCACCTGGGGTGGAACCCGGAGTTCCTGCGTGAGGGTCACGCGATTGACGACACACTTCGGCCGGATCGAATCGTTGTCGGTGCCGAGAAGGGAAGTGAACTCGAGGTTGCCGCGCGAGAGGTCTACGCGCGGATGATCGATGCCGGGACCCCGTACATCGTGATGGATCGCCAGAGCGCCGAGATGGTCAAAGTTGCGGCGAACTCCTTTCTCGCAACCAAGATCTCGTTCATCAATGCTATCGCTGAGGTGTGCGAGGCGGCGGGTGCCGATGTCACGGCAGTAGCTGACGCCATCGGGCACGATGACAGAATCGGGCGGAAGTTCCTCAATGCGGGTCTGGGTTTCGGTGGAGGCTGCCTGCCGAAGGACATCCGGGCGTTCATGGCTCGAGCGGGCGAACTCGGTGCTTCTGAGGCACTGTCGTTTCTGCGTGAGGTCGACAACGTCAACATGCGGCGACGTAATCGCATGGTCAACCTGACGAAGCGTTCCTGCGGCGGATCACTTCTCGGGAAACGGGTCGCGGTCCTCGGCGCTGCATTCAAACCGGAGTCCGATGATGTGCGCGATTCGCCGGCTTTGAACGTTGCTGGGCAGCTGCAGTTGCAGGGTGCGTCCGTCGTGGTTTACGACCCCAAGGCAAACGAGAATTCGAAGCGGAGCTTTCCGACACTCGACTACGCCCCAAGCGTGCGCGAGGCGTGCACGGACGCGGATGTCGTTGCCGTTCTCACGGAGTGGGGCGAGTTCCGGGCGCTCACACCGCGCGACCTCAACGCCATCGTTCGCAACCGCACGATCATCGACGGACGGTTGTGCCTCGACCAGTCCGCTTGGGAGGCAGCCGGATGGTCGTTCCTCCGCTGA
- a CDS encoding sugar transferase, translated as MANRQAYDQPALGVGRRNQRLWFVDRVDDRSRSWMRTYLVRVAVTDAVIVAGAVGVAQYVRFGGEGAMVPNGATGAPAVYVSVALGIAWVLSLRAFHTLDRRIVASGSQEYSRVVTACLSVFGVLAMVDLLFKLNIARGFLALALPIGTLGLVLSRWLWRRVLLIQRRRSQNLERVLVVGARNSAVPLMERLVRQPELGYHVVGICLPERSGRPRQVAVGDTTVPVLGTFDEVSSSVAESGATTVAVTSAEALGHDAMQGLSWDLEGLNVDMIVSPGVTDVAGPRVMVRPVAGLPLLHIDKPRYEGANRFRKAIVDRIGSAVILLALAPLFLALAVAIKLDSPGPVFYRATRVGLNNKPFLMWKFRSMVQDADKRKAELRALDEGAGVLFKMRDDPRVTKVGAFIRRYSLDEIPQLLNVLGGTMSLVGPRPPLPEEVEQYDGRVARRMLVKPGMTGLWQVSGRSDLSWEESVRLDLSYVENWSIMQDALILWRTLRAVLNKDGAY; from the coding sequence TTGGCCAATCGCCAAGCCTACGACCAGCCTGCGCTCGGCGTCGGTCGACGCAATCAGCGACTCTGGTTTGTTGATCGTGTAGACGACCGGTCGCGCTCCTGGATGCGGACATATCTAGTGCGTGTTGCAGTCACGGACGCGGTGATTGTCGCAGGTGCGGTTGGTGTCGCCCAGTACGTCCGCTTCGGTGGAGAAGGCGCGATGGTCCCGAACGGAGCGACCGGCGCCCCCGCTGTTTACGTTTCGGTCGCTCTGGGTATAGCGTGGGTTCTCTCGCTGCGTGCGTTTCACACGCTGGACCGTCGAATTGTCGCGTCGGGTTCGCAGGAATACAGCCGCGTGGTGACCGCGTGTCTCTCGGTGTTCGGTGTCCTTGCGATGGTCGATTTGCTGTTCAAGTTGAACATTGCACGCGGATTCCTGGCACTCGCGCTTCCGATTGGAACTCTCGGCCTCGTACTTTCGCGTTGGTTGTGGCGGAGGGTCCTGCTGATCCAGCGCCGGCGATCCCAGAACCTTGAACGGGTTCTTGTGGTAGGGGCCCGCAACTCTGCGGTCCCGTTGATGGAACGCCTTGTGCGTCAACCAGAACTCGGCTATCACGTCGTTGGGATCTGCTTACCGGAGCGGAGTGGGCGACCGCGGCAAGTGGCAGTCGGTGATACGACGGTTCCCGTTCTGGGCACCTTCGACGAAGTGAGCAGTTCGGTTGCGGAGTCTGGGGCTACAACCGTCGCAGTCACCTCGGCTGAAGCGCTCGGTCACGATGCGATGCAAGGCCTGTCTTGGGATCTCGAGGGTCTCAACGTCGACATGATTGTGTCGCCTGGTGTCACCGATGTCGCGGGGCCGCGAGTGATGGTGCGGCCAGTCGCAGGACTTCCTTTGCTCCACATCGACAAGCCGCGTTATGAGGGCGCCAACCGATTTCGGAAAGCGATCGTCGACAGGATCGGTTCCGCGGTGATCCTCCTCGCCCTGGCGCCGCTGTTCCTGGCCTTGGCCGTTGCGATCAAACTTGATTCCCCTGGTCCTGTCTTCTACCGCGCAACCCGGGTCGGACTGAACAACAAACCCTTCTTGATGTGGAAGTTCCGGTCGATGGTGCAGGATGCGGACAAGCGCAAGGCCGAGTTGCGTGCGCTCGATGAAGGCGCCGGCGTCCTGTTCAAGATGCGCGACGATCCACGCGTGACAAAGGTCGGGGCATTCATCCGGCGCTACAGCCTTGACGAGATCCCGCAGTTGCTGAACGTGCTCGGTGGGACGATGAGCTTGGTCGGCCCCCGGCCTCCGCTGCCTGAGGAAGTCGAACAGTACGACGGCAGGGTGGCTCGAAGGATGCTGGTGAAACCTGGCATGACGGGTCTTTGGCAGGTCTCCGGTCGCTCAGACCTCTCATGGGAAGAATCTGTGCGACTTGACCTTTCCTATGTCGAGAACTGGTCGATCATGCAGGACGCGCTCATACTCTGGCGAACACTGCGTGCCGTTCTGAACAAAGACGGGGCGTACTGA
- the rfbB gene encoding dTDP-glucose 4,6-dehydratase → MRVLVTGGAGFIGANFVLRTLATRPDASIRVLDKLTYAANPETLAPVADRVELIEGDIADAALVHRLVGEADLVVHFAAESHNDNSLADPSAFVHTNLVGTYTLLEAVRAHQVRYHHISTDEVYGDLDLDDPARFTEATAYNPSSPYSSTKAGSDLLVRAWVRSFGVAATISNCSNNYGPYQHIEKFIPRQITNVLSGVRPKLYGDGRNVRDWIHVDDHNDAVWTIIDNGQIGETYLIGADGEVDNRTVVETILELLDQPKDAFDFVTDRPGHDRRYAIDSTRLRTELGWTPKYVDFRAGLAATIDWYRDNTDWWQPAKDAVEQKYATTERVAG, encoded by the coding sequence GTGCGTGTTCTCGTGACCGGTGGTGCCGGTTTCATCGGCGCCAACTTCGTGCTGCGCACCCTGGCCACCCGCCCCGACGCCTCGATCCGCGTGCTCGACAAACTCACCTACGCCGCCAACCCCGAGACCCTGGCCCCGGTCGCCGACCGCGTCGAGCTCATCGAAGGCGACATCGCCGACGCCGCCCTGGTCCACCGCCTGGTCGGCGAAGCGGATCTGGTGGTGCACTTCGCCGCCGAATCCCACAACGACAACTCCCTGGCCGACCCCTCGGCCTTCGTCCACACCAACCTGGTGGGCACCTACACCCTGCTCGAAGCCGTCCGCGCCCACCAGGTCCGCTACCACCACATCAGCACCGACGAGGTCTACGGCGACCTCGACCTCGACGACCCGGCCCGCTTCACCGAAGCCACCGCCTACAACCCGTCGAGCCCGTATTCCTCGACCAAAGCCGGCTCCGACCTCCTCGTGCGCGCCTGGGTACGGTCCTTCGGCGTCGCCGCGACCATCTCCAACTGCTCCAACAACTACGGCCCGTACCAACACATCGAGAAGTTCATCCCCCGCCAGATCACCAACGTCCTGTCCGGAGTACGACCCAAGCTCTACGGCGACGGCCGCAACGTCCGCGACTGGATCCACGTCGACGACCACAACGACGCCGTGTGGACCATCATCGACAACGGCCAGATCGGCGAAACCTACCTGATCGGCGCCGACGGCGAGGTCGACAACCGCACCGTCGTCGAAACCATCCTCGAACTCCTCGACCAACCGAAAGATGCGTTCGACTTCGTCACCGACCGCCCCGGCCACGATCGCCGCTACGCCATCGACTCCACCCGCCTGCGCACCGAACTCGGCTGGACCCCGAAGTATGTCGACTTCCGCGCCGGTCTCGCCGCCACCATCGACTGGTACCGCGACAACACCGACTGGTGGCAACCCGCCAAAGACGCCGTCGAACAGAAATACGCCACCACCGAACGCGTCGCCGGTTGA
- the rfbA gene encoding glucose-1-phosphate thymidylyltransferase RfbA, giving the protein MRGIILAGGTGTRLHPITQGVSKQLVPVYDKPMIYYPLSTLMLAGIRDILVITTPHDTPAFQGLLGNGDQFGINLTYKTQPSPDGLAQAFTLGADHIGDESVALVLGDNIFYGPGVGSQLQGFENIDGGAVFAYWVSNPEAYGVVDFDADGNAVSLEEKPLEPKSNWAVPGLYFYDNDVVEIARSLEPSARGEYEITDINARYLAQGKLSVRVLPRGTAWLDTGTFDSLLDAGNFVRTVEQRQGLKIAAPEEIAWRQGFIGDEELRARAVKLQKSGYGDYLLEILARGRTF; this is encoded by the coding sequence ATGCGAGGGATCATTCTGGCCGGCGGTACGGGCACGCGCCTGCATCCGATCACGCAGGGTGTGAGCAAGCAGCTCGTCCCGGTCTACGACAAGCCGATGATCTACTACCCGCTCTCGACGCTGATGCTCGCCGGCATCCGAGACATCCTCGTCATCACCACCCCGCACGACACGCCCGCCTTCCAGGGACTACTCGGCAACGGTGACCAGTTCGGCATCAACCTCACCTACAAGACCCAGCCCTCACCCGACGGCCTCGCCCAGGCCTTCACCCTCGGCGCCGACCACATCGGCGACGAGTCGGTGGCACTCGTGCTGGGCGACAACATCTTCTACGGGCCTGGCGTAGGAAGCCAACTCCAGGGTTTCGAGAACATCGACGGCGGTGCGGTCTTCGCCTACTGGGTGTCCAATCCGGAGGCCTACGGCGTGGTCGACTTCGATGCCGACGGCAACGCTGTCTCGCTCGAGGAGAAGCCCTTGGAACCCAAGAGCAACTGGGCCGTCCCTGGCTTGTATTTCTACGACAACGATGTCGTCGAGATCGCACGAAGTCTCGAGCCGAGTGCCCGCGGAGAGTATGAGATCACCGATATCAACGCTCGCTACCTCGCGCAGGGCAAATTGTCTGTCCGGGTATTACCTCGAGGTACAGCCTGGCTGGACACCGGAACCTTCGACAGCCTCCTCGACGCCGGCAACTTCGTGCGCACCGTCGAACAACGGCAAGGCCTCAAGATCGCCGCACCCGAAGAGATCGCCTGGCGCCAAGGGTTTATCGGCGACGAAGAACTCCGAGCGCGAGCCGTCAAGCTCCAGAAGTCCGGGTACGGAGATTACCTTCTCGAAATCCTGGCGCGAGGCCGAACGTTCTGA
- a CDS encoding IS630 family transposase, whose translation MATRGPRAVDIVLTDDERRELEGWARRRTTASGLAMRSRIVLAAADGGSNTEVAQRLGLNRGTVRRWRGRFVEHRCEGLLDEPRPGRPRTVGDEQIKDLITATLETTPKNATHWSTRSMAEHLDMSQSTVSRVWRAFGLAPHKQDSWKLSKDPMFTEKVRDVVGLYMNPPERALVLCVDEKTQIQALDRTQPIFPMLPGTPQRASHDYVRNGTSSLYAALDIASGKVIGSLHSRHRATEFIGFLRKIDAEVPDELDVHLVMDNASTHKTPAVKRWLTAHPRFVVHFTPTSSSWMNLVERWFAELTTKKLQRSTHRTVRALNADIRAWIETWNDNPRPYVWVKTADQILDSIAHYCTRINDSGH comes from the coding sequence ATGGCAACCCGGGGTCCGCGAGCAGTGGATATTGTTCTGACCGATGACGAGCGCCGTGAGCTCGAAGGGTGGGCGCGTCGGCGAACGACGGCCTCGGGTTTGGCGATGCGATCACGAATCGTTCTCGCTGCCGCAGATGGCGGGTCGAATACCGAAGTGGCACAACGACTCGGCCTCAACCGAGGTACCGTGCGGCGATGGCGAGGCCGGTTCGTCGAGCACCGCTGCGAGGGGTTGCTCGACGAACCCCGGCCCGGGCGACCTCGAACCGTCGGCGACGAGCAGATCAAAGACCTGATCACCGCAACTCTCGAGACCACTCCGAAGAATGCGACACACTGGTCGACTCGGTCGATGGCTGAGCATCTCGACATGTCGCAGTCAACTGTTTCGCGTGTATGGAGAGCGTTCGGATTGGCTCCACACAAACAGGATTCGTGGAAGCTGTCGAAAGATCCCATGTTCACCGAAAAGGTCCGCGACGTCGTCGGGCTCTACATGAACCCACCCGAACGTGCCCTGGTGCTCTGCGTTGACGAGAAGACCCAGATCCAAGCGCTCGATCGCACCCAGCCGATCTTTCCCATGCTCCCGGGCACCCCGCAACGGGCCAGCCACGACTACGTGCGCAACGGCACCTCCAGCCTGTACGCGGCGTTGGACATCGCGTCGGGCAAAGTCATCGGTTCGCTTCACTCACGGCATCGCGCAACGGAATTCATCGGATTCCTCCGCAAGATCGACGCCGAGGTACCCGACGAGCTCGACGTCCACCTGGTCATGGACAATGCCTCCACCCACAAGACACCCGCGGTCAAGCGATGGCTGACCGCGCACCCGCGGTTTGTTGTCCACTTCACCCCCACCAGCTCATCCTGGATGAACCTCGTCGAACGCTGGTTCGCCGAACTGACCACCAAGAAACTCCAACGCTCCACCCACCGCACCGTACGAGCACTCAATGCCGACATCAGAGCGTGGATCGAGACCTGGAACGACAACCCCCGCCCCTACGTGTGGGTCAAGACCGCTGACCAGATCCTCGACTCCATCGCCCACTACTGCACACGAATTAATGACTCAGGACACTAG
- a CDS encoding HNH endonuclease, producing MIDTDTTSLDALLDQLVEITAPTDDPTGRTTCAQLEFWRLIRNVADHQIATHAATLDSLGVAEKAGSTTKKLLIEMGLPPAAATRTIRIADSLGTLSKVEACAAYGRLSGEIVDAIVRGMTAIEKRSPTALSDDERAVYETELLTQALSGATPAEVHKHAQTIGNTIADDQGGIPACDDRSLDALSHHLTDDGRVEIYGNVTQSVGEKFVAMIDERSVPRPEPDGSPDRRSASQIRADALEVLLDQAAAGASMDTIGAPRTQTLLTIPAHGGNPASLPWTGPTTQATAKRLSCDGTLTEIIIDGETVPLQMGRERRLFPPHLRKAIIIRDENCIKCGAPPSHTQVHHIEHWTDNGETELDNGCLLCQRCHTQVHHNGWDIMIGFDRHPWLIPPADIDPQRRPLPAYNRRTMRLDDAA from the coding sequence ATGATCGACACCGACACCACTTCACTCGACGCACTCCTCGACCAACTCGTCGAGATCACCGCACCAACAGATGACCCCACCGGCCGCACGACGTGCGCGCAGTTGGAGTTCTGGCGGCTGATCCGCAATGTCGCCGACCATCAGATCGCCACCCACGCAGCGACTCTCGATTCGCTGGGCGTTGCGGAGAAAGCCGGGTCGACCACCAAGAAACTGTTGATCGAGATGGGACTCCCACCCGCGGCCGCCACCCGCACCATCCGCATCGCCGACAGCCTCGGCACACTGAGCAAGGTCGAGGCGTGTGCCGCCTACGGGCGCCTGTCGGGTGAGATCGTCGACGCCATCGTGCGTGGCATGACTGCAATCGAGAAACGGTCCCCTACAGCACTTTCCGACGACGAGCGGGCCGTCTATGAGACCGAACTCCTCACCCAAGCACTGTCGGGTGCCACACCCGCCGAAGTGCACAAGCATGCCCAGACGATCGGCAACACCATCGCCGACGATCAGGGTGGCATCCCCGCGTGTGATGATCGGTCTCTGGACGCCCTGTCGCACCACCTGACTGATGACGGTCGCGTCGAGATCTATGGCAACGTGACGCAGAGCGTGGGTGAGAAGTTCGTCGCGATGATCGACGAACGTTCGGTGCCGCGACCGGAACCGGATGGTTCTCCTGACCGGCGCTCGGCCTCCCAGATCCGCGCCGACGCACTCGAGGTGTTGCTCGACCAGGCCGCGGCGGGCGCTTCGATGGACACCATCGGTGCACCGCGAACCCAGACCTTACTGACCATCCCCGCCCACGGCGGCAACCCCGCATCCCTGCCCTGGACCGGACCGACCACCCAAGCCACCGCGAAACGGTTGTCCTGCGACGGAACCCTGACCGAGATCATCATCGACGGCGAAACCGTGCCCCTGCAGATGGGCCGCGAACGACGACTATTTCCCCCACACCTGCGCAAGGCGATCATCATCCGCGACGAGAACTGCATCAAATGCGGTGCCCCACCGTCACATACGCAGGTACACCACATCGAGCACTGGACCGACAACGGCGAGACCGAACTCGACAACGGCTGCCTACTCTGCCAACGCTGCCACACCCAGGTCCACCACAACGGCTGGGACATCATGATCGGCTTCGACCGCCACCCCTGGCTCATCCCACCCGCCGACATCGACCCCCAACGCCGACCGCTACCCGCCTACAACCGCCGCACCATGCGACTCGACGACGCCGCCTGA